ATGTCTTTGCACACTTTATGGCTATGGTCTCTTTCTTTTGCATCCTTAGCTTCATCCGTCTCCTCACTCTTTACAAACGCACGAGGGCGTTCTTCGTAATCCTTCGCACAGCCTGGGACACTTTCACTTCATTCTTTCTCTTACTCCTGCTCGTCTTCTTCAGCTTCGTCAGTCTTTTTTATCTTTACTTCGGACGTAATTCCAACCCGTACATGACGTATTTTAAGACAGTGCAGACCATGCTGGCTGTGCTCGTAGGTTCTCTTCGCGACGCTGGGGGCAGTATTTTCGCGGCGAGTCCTACTATTGCACAGGGTTTCATGGTTGTGTACATCTTTTTCGAGTCGTGGGTCTTGCTAATGCTTCTTCTCTCAGTGTTGAACATGGCATGCACAGACGCTAAATGCAGCGACGAAATCAACCGACAGGATGACATAGTTGACATTGCACACGACTGGATGAAGGACTCTACCATGGTTGAATTCTTAACCGGTGGCACCAACAAAAAGGCTAAGAATCAGTTGAAAGGAATCGGTAAAGGTAAGAAACTGTTACAACAAAATCAGGtcatatcaataaatatgtatatcacaGTAGATAGTTActgtagtctagctgctagatcTCGGGtattcttccgatacaatacgacacacgacctaaggtcgctatcgaggatgggcAAGCTCTCACTAGCACTGCGAACTccgttcgcttatcgtatcggaagaaagcccaaACGTCTATCAGCAAGACTAAGTATATAGTAGTCTCAAGGTTATACGTGACTTAATCCTTCTACAGAATTCAAGAATACATACCTAGTCTACATCTCTAGAATCGAtcattgtttgttgttttcgCTACTATGTCCTTTGAAGTGGGGTTAGAATGCACGAGTCCCTTGTAAGGAAAATTGTCCTGAacttttagtttatttttcCCAGATATATTACGAGTCATCTTCACTTTACTTGACAGCAATCCTTTACCCAGGTTATCATTTCACAAACAAGAAggattatttaaaaaaattgaataattgATTAATTCAAATAGGAGAATGAAAAAGCCGGAGACTTGAGTAAGCCTACACAGCGgggtttatttttttcaatattctttttttcttaGTTGAGGGCGCTAATCAACCTATGTTACTTTTTAGGTACCGGCCGTCCTCGTTTGAATCGGAATTCCACGAAGAGACCTCAAGGGGATCCGATAAAAGACCTTGAAGTTCGTCTTTTGATAATTGAAAAGAAGACAAATATTCTGATAAAAGAGAGTGAAGATGAGAAGTAAACAAACACGATGGGTACAAAATACAAACTACTGTTACTGATAACACTAGTACTTTGATATACTGGGATCAGGAGTTTCTCTCCTCCATTTACTATTCattatagtgtgtgtgtgagtagaAACTGTAGGGCAACCAATCAAATCATTTAGACTAGTTGACGTCACATAATCGGTATATAGTTTGGAATTTACCAAATATA
The Glandiceps talaboti chromosome 6, keGlaTala1.1, whole genome shotgun sequence genome window above contains:
- the LOC144437075 gene encoding uncharacterized protein LOC144437075, producing MTYFKTVQTMLAVLVGSLRDAGGSIFAASPTIAQGFMVVYIFFESWVLLMLLLSVLNMACTDAKCSDEINRQDDIVDIAHDWMKDSTMVEFLTGGTNKKAKNQLKGIGKGTGRPRLNRNSTKRPQGDPIKDLEVRLLIIEKKTNILIKESEDEK